A window of the Thalassospira indica genome harbors these coding sequences:
- a CDS encoding intradiol ring-cleavage dioxygenase codes for MTIDLDLAGLSRRSALKGWFAAGSALIGNSILSPVSYASDRTLPATPACGEDIGPTRAMTEGPFYSENPPEKRNFRTDTGGTPVTLLGYVLNAACTPIANAIVDLWHADSDGRYDNQGFNMRGYQRTDGQGRYYFDTIRPAEYAGRTPHYHVKITPPNGRTLTTQLYFPDEPLNELDHLFDSALLMNMHPASDGEIGRFDFVLA; via the coding sequence ATGACCATCGATCTGGACTTGGCCGGTCTGTCGCGCAGATCTGCGCTTAAGGGCTGGTTTGCTGCAGGCTCGGCACTTATCGGCAATTCCATTCTTTCACCGGTTTCCTACGCCAGTGACAGAACCCTTCCGGCGACCCCGGCCTGCGGGGAGGATATCGGCCCGACACGCGCCATGACCGAAGGCCCGTTCTATAGCGAAAACCCGCCCGAAAAGCGCAACTTCCGAACCGATACCGGCGGCACGCCGGTGACCTTGCTGGGCTATGTGCTGAACGCGGCCTGCACGCCGATTGCCAATGCGATTGTCGATCTGTGGCATGCGGACTCAGATGGCCGTTATGACAATCAGGGCTTTAACATGCGCGGCTATCAGCGCACTGACGGCCAGGGGCGGTATTATTTCGATACCATCCGCCCGGCCGAATATGCCGGACGCACCCCGCACTACCACGTCAAGATCACCCCGCCCAACGGCCGAACCCTGACCACACAGCTCTATTTCCCGGATGAACCGCTGAACGAGCTTGATCACCTGTTTGACAGCGCACTTCTGATGAATATGCATCCGGCAAGTGACGGCGAAATCGGCCGGTTTGATTTCGTTCTGGCCTGA